Part of the Antechinus flavipes isolate AdamAnt ecotype Samford, QLD, Australia chromosome 2, AdamAnt_v2, whole genome shotgun sequence genome is shown below.
TGAGCACATACTTGAAAATCCTGCATAATATTCCCAGGAGAGCAAGAGCTGGGAGTGATAGAGTAAGCAGGGATATTTTGCAGCCTGAGTCAGAGGCTCATCTCCCAGAGACACTGTTCTTTCCCTCACATACTTCTAATGAAGAACGAGAGGAATTAGAGAGCACAGAATCAGATTTACAAAGAGAAGGGACATCAGAGGATGTCTAGTTCAACCTACTGAACCTtcctacagatgagaaaactgaggttcagagagatgttaatttgcccaaggtcatataggtagtGTCAGAGGCAGCTTGAGAACCCATGTCTTCTAATTCCAGAGTCAGCCTTCTATCTCCCATCCTTGCTGCCTCCCTTCTATCACAGAAGCTTAGTTTTCTAGAAATTTTCTGTTCAACACTCCCCCACTCCCCACTGCATTTTGTGGACGAGGAAACTGGTTTAGTGTATTTCCTCCAGTCACAGGCAGTGGATGAAAGAGCTGGGATTTGACTCTAGCCTTCTGACTCTTCAATCCAGGTCTCTCTCCACTGCAGCATATGGAGCAGAGGCCTCAGTTGACAGCCCTTCCtattgtcttcttccctccccccgcgcctcccccaccctctcccgCCTGTGAATCCGGACTCTAATTAGCGTCCAAAAAGAATGCCTCTGGGAATGGGGCACCTAGGTGAACGGGGGTAGAGAGTCAGGAACACTTGAGTTCAACTTCAGCTTCAGAACACTTACTAGCGTGTGACTCTGTGtaaatttaatcctgtttgcctccatttcctcaactggaaaatgagctggaagaggaaatcattaactattttttgccaagaaaatcccaaatggggccacgaAGCACGGCTGACCGACTAAAGCTATTTTCTGGTACCTATTTCCTGAACTTAAGCACTGGGCAGATGTTAAAAAAGTTTGCTTTGCATTTCCTAGGGACAGGAGCATAAGGTGGGGTTGAGAGCTCAAGATCTTCCTCTCCACCCTCCCCTCTGCTCTGGGGCTTCTGGAGGAAGTGAGGAGACTTAGGGGTTCTGAATGATGCTCCGGCTGAGGGAGAAAGTCTGAAAGGTTGGGAAGTGCTCCCCTTCCCCGGAAACACAAGCTTCTCTCATTACACTGCTTTTCTCTCTCACCGTCCTCCCCAGCCAGATCTACCATCGTCTTCGGCTGCGCGCCCCTTGTCCTGACCACCCTGAAATCTGGTGTTTGGGATTACGGCGGCCCAGAACCCCaggctctccctccctcttccactcCTCGCCAGGGCAGGCGCCAATCCTGCCCTTCCGAGGCTCCCCCGTTCACTTTGTGCTCTCTTCTTTCCCTGGGCAGGTggctggggagaaaaaaaatgcttcaataatGTGGGGCGCTGTCGGGCGAGCTGCAAGGATAAGGAGAAGGAGCATTCTACGTGCGATAATAAGAAAAAGTGCTGTGTGCCCGCTGACAAAATGCCGAAGGATGCCTCAGGTTCGTCCGCGTCGAGCACGACTGCCACGGCACCTCCCAAAGCCGGAGCCTTGACCACCCAACCAGCTGCAGGTGGCGCTCCGGCTGCAGCTGCCCCTACCGCAGCCCCTGCAGCCGCAGCCACCCCAGCGGCCGCCGCCCCAGCGGCCGCCACCACCGCCGCTACCACGGCCGCCCCTTAGCAGGAGGTGAATAGAGTGAAGAGTAAGGAGAAAGCAATGTCAGAGAGCCCGGACTGCCTCCTCCTGGTACCCCATCAGGGCACCTGTTCAACTCTGGGCTCCAATAAAGTGTTCTGGACCATCTCCTCTGTGTTGCCATTCATCCACGCGCCATGTATTTATGAAGTCATTGTATATTGATCAGGAAATTGAGGAATCCTACTCATAGAAAGCAGGTTGGGAAGTGGAGGGTTAGCTGGGAAGAGAAGACAATGAGTGGAAATGGACCAGGGTGGGCCTGCCGGAacccggggggaggggaggggatgtGATTTTGTAGACTTACCCGCAGCTCCTAGCACTTGCGCTTGTAGGCTAAGTCTCAAGTCAACCAACCATTTTTGCACAGGGAACTGCGATGCCCTCCCCGCAGACCAGCACAGGAGACGGCGGGAGGGAGTCAAGACTGTGCTCGCTACTCCCATTCCTTACCAAGGTTCTTTTCAGGGAAAGAGGGAACTTAAGGAGATCGCGACTGAAGAGGCTTAAAGGCAATGGTCCTAATAGTCCGAGCTGAATTCGGTGCCCTCTTTCATGGGGGAAAAGATGATCAGTGAGGGCCTGAGCCGTGAAACCTCTGCTTTTGCTCAGCTTTCTGTGGGTAGAATGAGCCAGGACTGTGGAGATTATCTAAGGAGGAAAATATGGCCTCCAGTTCTCCAGGGATACCtggaaataacaaaaagaacattatactGAGGTCCCTGGTATGCCACTAACCGGCATAATGTGGCGTCTTCACTAATTGGTAAGTGACCTTAGGCAATTCATTTACCCTCTGAGATTTATCTTTTAGGATTTATCCCTTTAAATAAGGGGAATGTGATTAATCACCAAAGGGTCTTATTTCCTCCAGCatacttctctttctccctctggtAGAGTCATCTCATATAACAAACAATATCGATTAAAgacaaaagtaagaaaaaatgaacatgaacAGTAAAAATGATTGCTAAAAGCCTGAAAATAAGTGTGATGCTACACTACACTACACTCATAGATCTGCTACCTCCATAAAAGGATGGGAGAGGATTGTCTTCCCATCTCTCTTCTTTGGCCTCCTGCTTGTTCTTTGTGATTTTGCAACATGAGTTTTTGAGGACTTTTTGATAGTGATCTTTTCTGTttgcattgttgtagtcattgtgtatatt
Proteins encoded:
- the LOC127550453 gene encoding outer membrane protein H.8-like isoform X8, which codes for MKLLLLAFAIISFLAQRTQGGWGEKKCFNNVGRCRASCKDKEKEHSTCDNKKKCCVPADKMPKDASGSSASSTTATAPPKAGALTTQPAAGGAPAAAAPTAAPAAAATPAAAAPAAATTAATTAAP
- the LOC127550453 gene encoding outer membrane protein H.8-like isoform X3, with the translated sequence MKLLLLAFVIVSFLAQRTQGGWGEKKCFNNVGRCRASCKDKEKEHSTCDNKKKCCVPADKMPKDASGSSASSTTATAPPKAGALTTQPAAGGAPAAAAPTAAPAAAATPAAAAPAAATTAATTAAP